One region of Bdellovibrio bacteriovorus genomic DNA includes:
- a CDS encoding M15 family metallopeptidase, protein MTSFTRQIQWIEQNFREIKPSAEVALDMKYATNDNFMNKNVYENFARCFVSPLAYDMFMKACEVLRKNHPSLQFLIWDTLRPRSIQALFYSHLEGTPFQNYVAAPYPGSLHNFGMAMDLTLQTKDGQQLDMGTGFDDFRDLAQPKLEEKFLASGELSQEQLKNRRLLRELLETQGFKVLEHEWWHFNALPKEKVHGQHPILE, encoded by the coding sequence ATGACATCTTTCACCCGCCAAATTCAATGGATCGAACAAAACTTTCGCGAAATCAAACCTTCTGCCGAAGTCGCGTTGGATATGAAGTACGCGACGAACGATAATTTCATGAACAAAAATGTTTATGAAAATTTCGCTCGTTGTTTTGTTTCACCGTTGGCCTACGACATGTTCATGAAGGCCTGTGAGGTGCTTCGCAAGAATCATCCGAGTCTGCAGTTTCTTATTTGGGACACGCTTCGTCCACGCAGCATTCAAGCGCTCTTTTACAGTCATCTTGAAGGGACGCCTTTTCAAAACTATGTGGCGGCTCCTTACCCCGGGTCCTTACATAATTTTGGAATGGCAATGGATCTGACGTTGCAAACCAAGGATGGCCAGCAACTGGATATGGGAACGGGCTTTGATGATTTCAGGGACCTCGCGCAACCCAAGCTGGAAGAAAAATTTCTGGCTTCAGGAGAGCTGAGCCAAGAACAACTGAAAAACCGACGACTTTTGCGTGAGCTTCTAGAGACTCAAGGCTTTAAAGTTTTAGAACACGAGTGGTGGCATTTTAATGCGCTACCGAAAGAGAAAGTGCACGGCCAGCATCCGATTTTAGAGTAA
- a CDS encoding ankyrin repeat domain-containing protein has protein sequence MSAGDWKEMYSAASSGNMDLVRYHIENGVNPNYQHPEILATPLVAAISAGHTDIALFLLDNKADPNLKSFFDDMTAVEAARRYKNETVLGELKKRGIHIKPSFFGKLLDRLLPK, from the coding sequence ATGTCAGCTGGTGATTGGAAAGAAATGTACTCTGCAGCTTCTTCGGGGAATATGGACCTTGTGCGGTACCATATCGAAAATGGAGTAAATCCCAATTATCAACATCCCGAGATTTTAGCGACACCTCTCGTCGCTGCGATCTCTGCAGGTCACACTGATATCGCTCTTTTTCTTTTAGATAATAAAGCCGATCCCAACCTAAAATCCTTCTTTGACGATATGACCGCCGTCGAAGCGGCTCGTCGATACAAAAACGAGACAGTGCTTGGAGAACTCAAGAAGCGTGGGATTCACATAAAACCATCTTTCTTTGGTAAGCTTTTAGATCGTTTGCTGCCGAAGTAA
- a CDS encoding tail fiber domain-containing protein, translating to MGLRYVVGIATSLFLLLFTSSAFAAPSALTFQGRILKTDGTPLEHSNVSFIFQITDPSGHCVIYQEQVTGVNMANSKGIFDVPIGKGGVNYPLGGGFTVLDAFNNSSPFTCGACSGYTCSDSTSTYNAVQTDGRLLRVQFHDGTAWRLISPDNVIRSVPYSAFSHSANKLGTNVASDFLLKAGLPTCNSSEFLTWNGTSLSCAAVTGASGGTVTNVTSTNSYLSVANGVSTPALTLNVGTTAGTVAAGDDSRFTNSRPPNGAAGGDLSGSYPNPTVQKIQNTAVASAAPSNGQYFKFDGTSWAGAAITISDVNNLTTTLGTYLTTAAFNTAVGSGNCASHQTPYWNSVSSSFQCQSINVSVAGDVSGSIGAVTVNKIKGVDIDTTGLTSGQVLKYDGTKWAPASDSNAGGTVTSVIAGTGLSGGTITTTGTISLANTSVSAGSYGSATQVATFTVDAQGRLTSAANAAIPTANGTTTGLLASTDWTTFNNKLGTASSFSGDISGTYNSTSVDKIKGRSVSATAPTSAQFLVYDGSTQYAPVSLSGDATMAANGAVTLKNTGTAGTYAKVTTDAQGRVTSGSTLTASDIPNLDWSKITSGKPTTLSGYGVTDAVQNAGATPSVQTGTVAARPAAGTAGRLYIGSDDNTLYRDTGSAWVKIGDGTGTAGALTAVTASAPLASSGGTTPNITISQANTSTNGYLSSTDWNTFNNKLGTSSTFSGDVSGTSSTTSVDRIKGKSVSPAAYAAGQTLRYDGTNWVNTTLGFADLSGSVTTAQLPVVPVSKGGTGVSTLTADRFLVSNGTGSAVSEFNCATGQLITFDASGVMGCTTYASSALYANGGNSFGGNATMGTNDAYNLSFETGGTTRMTIQNSNGSVGVGTATPTRVIEASFNSTTSNGIMATNTNAEGAASLTSAVGTNSVYLGTWGTSAPAGSVTYLEAKSANPFSISTFNAQPMVFYTNKSSGATASERMRITSTGLIGVGTNNPTGTFHIAGNLLTGNATTHKVIGTNTTSTATTNINSAGFFQYIDSSTANSNSNQVLRVEYVRNPAATGVPTSFDALITAANANINANAPYNLRGVNVEGPVVGTGVTLNTWRGISIGAPSGAGTVTNRYALVTDPAAGFVGLGTVNPLAHLHITSANSYAAIMLGNDGGSNNIHMTHEVDGTFALFNGTVGAGTTLLSITSAGNGWLKGTLTQASDVRLKKDIQTMPEELNKILQIRPVTYHWKEESRSKDKQIGFIAQEVEKIYPELVQNNRDGNKSVAYSNFVAPIIKALQEFYAEWSNHSQKVDREIASIKEENFHLRTQAQQTQHELEQMKKENLQKEKELQEMKARLERIEKSLSK from the coding sequence ATGGGACTCAGGTACGTCGTTGGTATAGCTACCTCTTTATTCTTATTGTTGTTTACTTCAAGTGCGTTTGCAGCACCGTCCGCTCTGACTTTTCAAGGGCGAATTCTGAAGACGGACGGCACACCTTTAGAACATTCTAACGTCAGCTTTATCTTTCAAATCACAGACCCTTCCGGTCACTGCGTGATTTATCAAGAGCAGGTCACTGGTGTGAACATGGCTAACTCCAAAGGGATCTTTGATGTTCCTATTGGTAAAGGCGGAGTGAACTATCCACTCGGCGGCGGTTTTACGGTTCTGGATGCATTTAACAATTCATCACCATTCACCTGCGGTGCTTGCAGTGGTTACACGTGCTCAGACAGCACAAGTACTTACAATGCGGTTCAGACGGACGGACGTCTTTTGCGCGTGCAATTTCACGACGGGACGGCTTGGCGTTTGATTTCACCAGACAACGTGATTCGCTCTGTTCCCTACTCGGCATTTTCTCACTCCGCAAATAAACTAGGGACAAACGTTGCTTCGGATTTCCTTTTAAAAGCCGGTCTTCCAACGTGTAACTCGAGTGAGTTCTTAACCTGGAATGGAACTTCATTGTCTTGTGCCGCTGTCACTGGTGCTAGTGGTGGCACCGTCACAAACGTGACTTCGACAAATTCTTATCTCAGCGTCGCTAACGGCGTTTCGACTCCGGCTTTGACTTTAAATGTTGGCACAACAGCGGGCACTGTCGCAGCCGGTGATGATTCAAGATTCACGAACTCACGTCCTCCGAATGGAGCTGCTGGAGGCGATCTGAGCGGTAGTTATCCAAATCCGACGGTTCAAAAAATTCAAAATACCGCTGTTGCTAGTGCCGCTCCATCAAACGGTCAATATTTCAAATTTGACGGGACCTCATGGGCAGGTGCGGCCATCACGATCAGCGACGTCAATAATCTGACGACCACATTAGGAACATACTTAACGACAGCGGCATTTAATACCGCGGTGGGTTCTGGCAACTGCGCGAGCCATCAAACTCCGTATTGGAATTCTGTCAGCAGCTCGTTCCAATGTCAGTCGATCAATGTTTCCGTTGCCGGCGATGTCAGCGGCAGTATTGGTGCAGTGACTGTCAATAAGATCAAAGGTGTGGACATCGACACGACGGGGTTAACTTCTGGTCAGGTATTGAAATACGATGGCACAAAATGGGCACCCGCAAGTGATAGTAATGCCGGAGGAACTGTCACCAGTGTGATCGCCGGAACAGGTTTGTCAGGCGGAACAATTACTACAACAGGAACTATTTCATTAGCAAACACGTCAGTATCGGCAGGAAGTTATGGTAGTGCGACACAGGTTGCGACATTCACCGTCGATGCACAAGGCCGCCTGACTTCGGCAGCCAATGCCGCTATCCCGACCGCTAATGGCACAACCACGGGACTTTTAGCTTCGACGGATTGGACCACTTTCAATAACAAACTAGGAACGGCTTCAAGTTTTAGCGGCGACATCTCTGGCACTTACAATTCAACAAGCGTTGATAAAATCAAAGGTCGCAGTGTTTCTGCAACAGCTCCCACTTCTGCGCAATTCTTAGTTTATGACGGTTCAACACAATATGCGCCGGTGTCACTCAGTGGTGATGCGACGATGGCAGCAAATGGTGCCGTTACTTTAAAAAATACCGGGACAGCCGGCACTTACGCAAAAGTCACTACAGATGCGCAAGGAAGAGTGACGTCAGGAAGCACTCTTACCGCCTCTGATATTCCTAACTTAGACTGGTCAAAAATTACTTCTGGAAAACCGACGACTTTAAGTGGTTACGGTGTGACCGACGCTGTTCAAAACGCGGGTGCGACTCCCAGTGTTCAAACTGGAACCGTGGCAGCTCGTCCTGCGGCAGGAACAGCGGGCCGACTTTACATCGGCTCTGATGACAACACTCTTTATCGTGACACAGGTTCTGCGTGGGTGAAAATCGGTGATGGCACAGGAACAGCGGGAGCATTGACAGCAGTGACTGCCAGTGCGCCCCTGGCTTCAAGTGGCGGAACGACTCCAAACATCACTATTTCACAAGCAAATACAAGCACAAATGGTTATTTGAGTTCTACAGACTGGAATACGTTTAATAATAAATTAGGAACGTCTTCAACTTTCTCGGGAGATGTCAGCGGGACTTCAAGCACAACGAGTGTCGATCGCATCAAAGGAAAATCCGTTTCACCAGCGGCTTATGCTGCAGGACAGACGTTGCGCTATGATGGGACAAACTGGGTAAATACCACTTTAGGGTTTGCAGATCTTTCAGGAAGTGTGACGACGGCCCAACTTCCGGTTGTCCCTGTTTCTAAAGGCGGTACTGGCGTCAGCACTTTGACGGCGGATCGCTTCCTTGTTAGCAACGGCACCGGTTCTGCGGTGAGTGAATTTAACTGCGCGACGGGACAGCTTATTACATTCGATGCTTCAGGAGTTATGGGTTGTACAACCTATGCTTCCTCTGCTCTTTATGCAAATGGTGGGAACTCATTTGGTGGCAACGCTACCATGGGCACAAACGATGCTTACAATCTTTCCTTTGAAACTGGCGGCACCACTCGCATGACAATTCAGAACTCAAATGGTTCTGTCGGTGTCGGAACAGCTACTCCAACACGGGTAATTGAAGCCAGTTTCAACTCAACCACCTCGAACGGTATAATGGCCACTAATACCAATGCTGAAGGAGCGGCCTCTTTGACTTCGGCTGTAGGCACGAATTCAGTTTACTTGGGCACATGGGGTACGTCCGCTCCAGCGGGCTCGGTGACTTATCTTGAAGCGAAGTCAGCAAATCCTTTTAGCATTAGCACCTTTAACGCTCAACCCATGGTCTTTTACACAAACAAAAGTTCCGGCGCGACGGCATCTGAAAGAATGCGAATCACTTCCACGGGTCTTATTGGTGTTGGTACCAACAACCCGACAGGGACCTTCCACATAGCTGGCAACCTGCTTACAGGTAATGCCACTACTCATAAAGTCATCGGTACGAATACGACATCCACTGCAACTACCAATATCAATAGCGCTGGATTTTTCCAATACATCGATTCTAGTACAGCGAATTCTAACTCGAACCAGGTTCTTCGTGTCGAGTACGTTAGAAATCCCGCAGCTACGGGCGTGCCGACTTCGTTTGACGCTTTGATCACGGCTGCAAACGCTAATATCAATGCGAACGCACCTTACAATCTACGCGGCGTGAATGTCGAGGGCCCCGTCGTTGGCACCGGTGTGACATTAAACACATGGCGAGGTATTTCTATCGGCGCGCCATCAGGTGCCGGAACTGTCACCAATAGATACGCTTTAGTCACAGATCCTGCAGCGGGCTTTGTAGGTTTAGGTACGGTCAATCCCCTTGCTCATCTTCATATTACCAGTGCAAATAGTTATGCCGCGATTATGTTAGGTAACGATGGCGGCTCTAATAACATTCACATGACCCATGAAGTGGATGGTACCTTTGCATTATTCAATGGCACAGTAGGAGCGGGCACCACTCTTCTCTCGATCACTTCCGCAGGAAATGGATGGCTCAAAGGAACTTTAACTCAAGCTTCCGATGTCAGATTGAAAAAAGACATCCAAACAATGCCCGAAGAATTGAATAAAATTCTTCAGATCCGTCCGGTGACCTATCACTGGAAAGAAGAAAGTCGCAGCAAAGACAAACAAATTGGTTTTATCGCTCAGGAAGTTGAAAAGATTTACCCCGAGCTTGTCCAAAACAACCGCGATGGCAATAAATCTGTCGCTTACTCAAATTTTGTCGCACCTATTATCAAGGCCCTGCAAGAGTTCTATGCTGAGTGGTCTAACCACAGCCAAAAAGTGGATCGCGAAATTGCTTCGATCAAAGAAGAAAATTTCCATCTAAGAACACAAGCCCAGCAAACACAGCACGAGCTTGAGCAAATGAAAAAAGAAAATTTGCAAAAAGAAAAAGAATTGCAGGAAATGAAAGCCCGCTTAGAAAGAATCGAAAAAAGTCTTTCTAAGTAG
- a CDS encoding glycoside hydrolase family 13 protein encodes MAPSKKWWKESVVYQVYPRSFMDSNGDGMGDLKGVISKLDYLKELGIDVIWMSPMYKSPQDDNGYDISDYQDIHFEFGTMQDFDTLLKEVHNRGMKLLIDLVINHTSDEHPWFIESRSSKDNPKRDWYIWRDGKNGKEPNNWESIFGGSAWKYDELTNQYFMHIFSAKQPDLNWENLGMRQEVYKMIRWWLDKGIDGFRVDAISHAKKEEGLADMPNPQGLEYVPSYDKHMNVKGIQEYLTDLCKNTFSHYDIMTIAEANGVSAENADEWVGESQKKFNMVIQFEHVGLWDPNPEKRIDLLKVKEVFGRWQRELDNKGWNALFVENHDVPRIISKWGDAKNYWRESATSIASMYFLMQGTPLIYQGQEIGMTNTIFNGPEDFNDVSAKNHFTIRRKQGASDAEITLELANASRDNARTPMQWSAEANAGFTTGKPWLKVNPNYKEINVENQRKDSNSIFNFYKKLIQLRREHQVFIYGSYKLVMEKDPQVYAYVRTLEGAKMLVISNISDKPAKFKEPGIAVNSKDMLLANYEVAEHAHFEQIDLRPYETRVYKI; translated from the coding sequence ATGGCTCCTTCTAAAAAGTGGTGGAAAGAATCTGTCGTCTATCAAGTTTATCCGCGCAGTTTCATGGATTCAAATGGCGACGGTATGGGAGACCTCAAGGGTGTCATTTCTAAACTAGATTATCTTAAAGAACTTGGTATCGACGTTATCTGGATGAGCCCGATGTATAAGTCCCCGCAAGACGATAACGGTTATGACATCAGCGACTATCAAGACATTCATTTTGAATTCGGCACGATGCAGGACTTCGACACACTTCTTAAAGAAGTTCATAATCGTGGAATGAAGCTACTGATTGATCTTGTTATCAATCACACCAGCGATGAACATCCCTGGTTCATCGAATCTCGTTCTTCTAAAGACAATCCTAAAAGAGACTGGTACATCTGGAGAGACGGTAAAAACGGCAAAGAACCCAACAATTGGGAAAGTATCTTTGGTGGATCTGCATGGAAGTATGACGAACTAACGAATCAATACTTCATGCATATTTTCTCTGCGAAACAACCGGATTTAAATTGGGAAAATCTAGGGATGCGCCAAGAAGTCTACAAGATGATTCGTTGGTGGCTTGATAAAGGCATTGACGGTTTTCGCGTGGATGCCATCAGCCATGCCAAAAAAGAGGAGGGCTTGGCAGATATGCCAAATCCTCAAGGTCTAGAGTATGTGCCTTCTTACGATAAGCACATGAATGTGAAGGGCATCCAAGAATACCTGACGGATCTTTGTAAGAATACGTTCTCTCACTACGACATTATGACGATTGCTGAGGCAAACGGTGTTTCTGCTGAAAACGCAGATGAGTGGGTCGGGGAATCTCAAAAGAAGTTCAACATGGTTATTCAGTTTGAACATGTCGGTTTGTGGGATCCGAATCCAGAAAAGCGCATTGATCTTCTAAAAGTAAAAGAAGTTTTCGGGCGTTGGCAGCGCGAGCTTGATAATAAAGGTTGGAATGCACTTTTTGTAGAAAACCACGACGTGCCTCGCATTATTTCAAAGTGGGGGGATGCTAAGAACTACTGGCGCGAAAGTGCGACGTCGATTGCTTCCATGTACTTTTTGATGCAAGGAACCCCGCTTATCTATCAAGGGCAAGAAATCGGTATGACGAATACGATTTTTAATGGACCTGAGGATTTTAACGACGTCTCTGCAAAAAATCACTTCACTATTCGCAGAAAACAAGGGGCTTCGGATGCCGAGATCACTCTTGAACTCGCGAATGCTTCACGCGACAATGCACGCACGCCCATGCAGTGGAGTGCTGAAGCCAATGCGGGCTTTACCACGGGCAAGCCTTGGTTGAAGGTCAATCCAAACTACAAAGAAATCAACGTAGAAAATCAACGCAAAGATTCTAATTCTATCTTTAACTTCTATAAAAAATTGATCCAGCTTCGCCGCGAGCACCAGGTCTTTATCTATGGAAGCTATAAGCTGGTTATGGAGAAAGATCCGCAAGTGTACGCTTACGTACGAACTTTGGAGGGCGCAAAGATGCTTGTGATCAGTAATATTTCAGATAAACCGGCGAAGTTTAAAGAGCCGGGGATCGCTGTGAATTCGAAAGATATGCTGCTTGCCAATTACGAAGTGGCAGAACATGCCCACTTTGAGCAGATCGATCTTCGCCCGTACGAAACACGTGTTTACAAGATTTAA
- a CDS encoding fibrinogen-like YCDxxxxGGGW domain-containing protein has product MASKSSLFLKSSLFLVLGLSLMGIDTVDSGFKVVHGTTKAIYAHGVCKKVVNAHATSDYFVATKTAAEWTSFRSATIPSVTIQSCKSCWDILSYGGSTGDGIYHIDPSGSSPYPVYCDMTTDGGGWTRVFKHQHASGFFASNADADSKNTSDPNNGMYSILNQIDYFKTPTNRYHFRLTWPGESFKNLWWQTTSPRADVDVAGYTTEFVQAYSNYWGGLELSGGTHGVASTSSYIDGSINHGNWYYAIGAFAVWGTTPPGIPASDDLGASHGVAEVNLWMKETDTHPVYASCKAILNAGASKGDGIYTIDPDGAGAGAPYEAYCDMTTSGGGWTLVAHSNGTVTASTPNDFMVNTYSLASVAKPAAANTQASLNPEQFSTLVNTTDAMFISPQYNSGAAIIDLAGGNWNYNSTKCAGNLRHTSRTAGCAGQNANDNYNSSDAFNIAFFSGNEGIVPAYKATEVCYSGKGSCTFKFFLR; this is encoded by the coding sequence ATGGCAAGTAAAAGCAGTCTTTTTTTAAAATCATCTTTATTTTTGGTTCTAGGTCTTTCCCTGATGGGGATTGACACGGTCGATAGTGGTTTCAAAGTCGTGCATGGAACTACAAAAGCCATTTACGCTCATGGCGTTTGCAAAAAGGTCGTGAATGCGCATGCCACAAGCGATTATTTCGTAGCTACAAAAACGGCAGCGGAGTGGACCTCCTTTCGATCAGCAACTATTCCCAGTGTCACTATTCAAAGCTGTAAATCCTGTTGGGACATCTTAAGTTACGGTGGTTCGACTGGCGATGGAATTTATCACATCGATCCTTCGGGAAGCTCTCCCTATCCAGTTTACTGTGACATGACGACGGATGGTGGTGGATGGACGCGCGTTTTTAAGCATCAACACGCCTCCGGATTTTTTGCCAGCAATGCCGACGCAGATTCTAAGAATACATCCGACCCCAACAACGGAATGTATTCTATTTTAAATCAGATTGATTATTTCAAAACTCCGACAAATCGCTATCACTTCCGTCTGACTTGGCCGGGAGAAAGTTTTAAAAACTTATGGTGGCAGACTACAAGTCCGCGTGCCGATGTGGACGTCGCAGGATACACGACCGAGTTTGTTCAGGCCTACTCCAACTACTGGGGCGGTCTTGAGCTTTCTGGAGGAACCCATGGCGTGGCTAGCACCTCATCTTATATAGACGGTTCGATCAATCACGGGAACTGGTACTACGCTATCGGGGCTTTCGCCGTGTGGGGAACAACTCCCCCGGGCATTCCGGCGTCTGATGATTTGGGTGCCTCGCATGGGGTTGCGGAAGTGAATCTTTGGATGAAAGAAACTGACACCCATCCAGTGTATGCATCATGCAAAGCAATCTTAAATGCCGGAGCCTCAAAAGGTGACGGAATTTATACTATCGATCCAGACGGTGCAGGTGCCGGTGCGCCTTACGAAGCTTACTGTGATATGACGACAAGTGGTGGAGGATGGACGTTGGTGGCTCATTCTAATGGGACCGTGACAGCTTCCACTCCGAATGATTTTATGGTCAACACTTACAGCCTTGCCAGCGTGGCAAAACCCGCGGCTGCAAATACTCAAGCCTCCTTGAATCCGGAACAGTTTTCGACACTAGTGAATACAACGGATGCCATGTTTATTTCGCCTCAATATAACAGTGGCGCCGCGATCATTGACCTCGCTGGTGGAAACTGGAATTACAACAGTACAAAATGTGCCGGAAACCTACGTCACACCAGTCGAACAGCAGGGTGTGCGGGGCAAAATGCCAATGACAATTACAACTCGTCGGATGCCTTTAATATTGCCTTCTTTTCTGGCAACGAAGGGATTGTCCCTGCCTATAAAGCCACCGAGGTCTGCTATAGTGGAAAAGGGTCCTGCACCTTTAAGTTCTTCTTAAGATAG
- a CDS encoding tail fiber domain-containing protein, with translation MKQAGTLLVLALFFYGGSVFAAPAALTYQGRIVKSSGVPLEYNAVAFQFEILAPNKVCVLYREQLNHVDMTNSNGVFDVKIGASHSYPLAPTFTILDAFSNGAALTCDGGSPYNPGLTDGRFLRVKFHDGAQWQTISPDNEIRSVPFSGFAASAATLGSHVSTDFVLKTEVNDNLNCSAGNFLTWDATTKKFGCAGVSGASGGTVQTVTASAGSSPYLSVSADTVNPEITLNVGTVAGTVAAGNDARFTNSRPPNGAAGGALSGTYPNPGIANGAVQTAHIADAAISTAKLFANPGVSRLVMTDSSTGDTLAPLSCAAGQLLTWNVTTGWQCTNASSLTVGSAATATTATSATTATTATNFTGSLAGDVSGTQGATSVDKIKGLPVDFSVAPTNGQFLKYDGAKWVPSSDNNAGGTITALTGDVSASGSGSVAATVNSVGGSTAANINTATVAANAATNLNTASTIVKRDGSGNFSAGSVSVGASVYRDSGSNTVTVQAPTAVTASYVLKWPTAVGTANQVLGTDASGNLSWVTRLSTVNLNDIKATITPFGGVFANSACTSSQTLTYQSATDTFICQAISVGASNFANQAQNTVFAGPTSGTGAPSFRTLASADLPKTGADGVFVNGGNNFGVAASLGTTTLTNLDIETNNVSRIAILSSGEVGIGITPVANFHVNGAAIIGNNNSTFTNASNWIFGASNSITNSGGGNASGMNIVGSSNAISTTLSNFSYGLDLFGRSNTVSNAGNAYIAGRNNTVSASNSVTIGSGITNSVASSLQIGASNTAKITILNSGNVGVNTTAPSEALEVNGNVKATAYLYTSDARLKKDVVTLPEALEKVLKLRGVNFVWKNTNEKTVGFIAQEVEAVYPELVKTDKNSGYKAVQYGNIVAVLVEALKEEHKQRVQAQAQCQRGIASVSAQSEERFEQLEKENQELKARLERLEKALLNGK, from the coding sequence ATGAAACAGGCAGGAACGTTATTGGTATTAGCTCTGTTCTTTTACGGTGGATCCGTATTCGCGGCTCCAGCGGCCCTCACATATCAAGGACGCATCGTAAAGAGTTCTGGAGTTCCCTTAGAATACAACGCGGTGGCGTTTCAATTTGAGATTCTTGCTCCGAATAAAGTTTGTGTCCTTTATCGAGAACAACTGAATCACGTCGATATGACAAACTCAAACGGTGTGTTCGATGTGAAAATCGGCGCCTCTCACAGCTATCCTTTGGCTCCGACATTCACAATCCTGGATGCTTTCAGCAATGGGGCTGCGTTAACTTGTGATGGCGGCTCGCCGTACAATCCCGGTTTGACAGACGGTCGCTTTTTAAGAGTGAAATTTCATGACGGCGCTCAATGGCAGACGATTTCGCCAGACAATGAAATCCGTTCCGTTCCGTTTTCTGGTTTTGCTGCTTCGGCAGCAACACTGGGTTCACATGTGTCGACTGATTTCGTTTTAAAAACAGAAGTGAACGACAATCTTAACTGTTCTGCAGGGAACTTCCTAACTTGGGACGCAACAACTAAAAAATTCGGTTGTGCTGGAGTTTCTGGTGCTAGCGGAGGCACGGTTCAAACCGTCACAGCGTCCGCCGGAAGCTCACCTTATTTGTCGGTATCAGCAGATACGGTAAATCCTGAAATTACGCTGAATGTGGGAACCGTGGCCGGAACGGTGGCTGCGGGGAATGATGCACGTTTCACTAACTCTCGTCCTCCCAATGGAGCCGCGGGTGGCGCGCTTTCTGGAACTTATCCTAATCCGGGTATTGCTAACGGAGCTGTGCAAACGGCCCATATTGCTGATGCGGCGATCAGTACGGCAAAATTATTCGCTAATCCGGGAGTAAGTCGTCTTGTGATGACGGACTCTTCGACAGGCGACACGTTGGCTCCTTTATCTTGTGCTGCCGGTCAGTTGTTAACTTGGAATGTGACGACGGGTTGGCAATGTACGAATGCTTCAAGTCTCACGGTCGGAAGTGCCGCCACGGCAACAACCGCAACGAGTGCAACGACAGCCACAACGGCGACGAATTTCACGGGAAGTTTAGCTGGAGACGTGTCAGGAACTCAAGGTGCTACGAGCGTTGATAAAATCAAAGGCTTGCCCGTTGACTTTTCAGTGGCCCCCACGAATGGTCAATTCTTAAAGTATGATGGCGCTAAGTGGGTTCCTTCCTCTGATAATAACGCGGGTGGAACTATCACCGCTCTGACGGGAGATGTCAGTGCCAGCGGTTCTGGATCTGTCGCCGCGACAGTCAATTCAGTCGGGGGATCTACAGCGGCCAATATCAATACGGCGACAGTCGCTGCAAATGCCGCGACGAACTTAAATACAGCATCGACAATAGTTAAACGCGACGGCTCCGGAAATTTCAGTGCCGGCAGTGTCAGTGTGGGCGCTTCCGTGTATCGTGATTCTGGAAGTAACACCGTCACGGTTCAAGCGCCGACGGCAGTCACTGCATCCTATGTATTAAAGTGGCCAACAGCCGTGGGAACAGCCAATCAAGTTTTAGGAACGGATGCTTCTGGAAATCTTTCTTGGGTGACGCGTTTAAGTACTGTCAATTTGAATGATATTAAAGCCACGATCACTCCTTTTGGTGGAGTCTTTGCAAACTCAGCGTGTACATCTTCGCAGACTCTCACATATCAATCCGCGACCGACACGTTTATCTGTCAGGCTATTTCCGTGGGAGCTTCTAACTTTGCCAACCAAGCTCAGAACACGGTATTTGCGGGACCCACTTCAGGAACGGGTGCTCCGTCTTTCCGAACGTTAGCGTCGGCAGATTTGCCGAAAACAGGTGCTGATGGCGTTTTTGTTAATGGTGGAAATAACTTTGGCGTAGCGGCGTCCTTGGGAACTACGACATTGACGAATTTGGATATTGAGACCAACAACGTCTCTCGCATTGCAATCTTATCTTCAGGTGAAGTCGGCATCGGGATCACTCCTGTAGCGAACTTTCATGTGAATGGAGCGGCTATCATAGGGAATAACAACTCCACTTTTACGAACGCTTCAAACTGGATCTTTGGTGCCTCAAACTCGATTACAAATTCGGGCGGAGGAAATGCCAGCGGTATGAATATCGTAGGGTCTAGCAATGCGATATCTACCACACTGTCCAATTTCTCTTATGGATTAGATTTGTTTGGAAGAAGCAATACGGTGTCCAATGCCGGCAATGCTTATATTGCCGGACGAAACAACACGGTGAGCGCTTCGAACTCGGTGACAATTGGTTCCGGTATTACCAACTCGGTTGCAAGCTCTCTTCAAATCGGAGCAAGTAATACGGCGAAGATCACAATTCTCAATTCAGGTAATGTGGGTGTGAATACCACAGCGCCCAGCGAAGCTTTAGAAGTGAATGGCAACGTCAAAGCCACGGCTTATCTATATACATCTGATGCGCGTTTGAAAAAAGATGTGGTCACCTTGCCTGAAGCTTTAGAAAAAGTGTTAAAGCTTCGCGGTGTGAATTTCGTTTGGAAAAATACGAATGAAAAAACAGTGGGTTTCATTGCTCAAGAAGTTGAAGCGGTTTATCCCGAGCTCGTGAAAACGGATAAAAATTCTGGATATAAAGCCGTACAGTACGGAAATATTGTCGCCGTGTTGGTAGAAGCATTGAAAGAAGAGCACAAGCAACGTGTTCAAGCCCAAGCTCAATGTCAAAGAGGTATTGCATCGGTGAGTGCGCAGTCTGAAGAAAGATTCGAACAGCTTGAAAAAGAGAATCAGGAATTGAAGGCGCGCCTTGAAAGACTTGAAAAGGCACTTCTCAATGGCAAGTAA